Sequence from the Luteibacter aegosomaticola genome:
CCGATGCCTCCGACATGCTCGGCCTGAACGAACGCCTCGATCACCGTCCGGCCGCGCTTTCGGGTGGACAGCGGCAGCGCGTGGCCCTGGGCCGTGCGCTCGTGCGCGATCCCTCGGTGTTCCTGCTCGACGAGCCGCTCTCGAACCTTGACGCCAAGCTGCGCCTGTCCACCCGTGTGGAAATCGCCCGCATCCATCGCCGCGTCGGCGCCACCATGGTCTACGTCACCCACGACCAGATCGAGGCCATGACCCTCGGCCAGCGCATCGTGGTGCTGAATGGTGGCGTGATTCAGCAGCTCGACACGCCGATGAACCTCTACAACAAGCCGGCCAATCTGTTCGTCGCCGGCTTCCTCGGCAGCCCGGCGATGAACCTGTTCCACGGCACGCTGCGCCGCGAGAACGGCCTGCAGCTGGTCATGAAGGACGGTAGCATCGCGCTCGGCGTCGATTCACCCGCACTCGATGCGTACATCGACAAGCCACTCATCGTCGGCCTGCGCCCGGAAGACCTGCTGACAGTGGCGGACCACGCTGGAATCGACGAGCGCCTGCGCGCGCATGTCGAAGTCGTCGAACCGGTGGGCAACGAAGTGTTCCTCAACATGCGCCACGCCGGCGAAGAGCTGGTCTCGCGCGTGCCGCCGCACTCGTCGATCCAGCCGGGTACCGATGTAGGCCTCGGTTTCAATGCGGAACGGCTGCACTTCTTTGATCCCGAGACCACGGCGCGTATTTCGTTGTGATGGCTGCTACGCTGATCTTTGGTCAGCGATGGTTGCCGTGTGCCTCGAGCCCTTCGTGGCCTCTTCGCCAGCGGGTTGATGAGCCGTGATCACGTCATAAGCTAGCCTGGATGCGACTGCAAATGATGCGTAGCTTAATTAGGCTGATCCGACCGGACTATCCGTTTACTGCGCTCGAGCGGTTGATCCTGGATGCGGTCGTTCAGGCAACATGCGATGCAACCCAGCAACGGCTTCGCACACAGATTGCAGTGATCAATCGCGTTCAGCGGCTGGCGAAGGGAAAAGAGGTCGATCTTTACTGCATGCGGCGTGGGCGGGCCCAGTTTCCAGATGCTTTGCTGTTTCCTTTGCTGGGAGAGCTCGATCTTGCGGATGTTCATTTCGTCGTCGACGGAGGGAGTCAACCGAACTCGGCACGTGTGTCGATGGTCGATGGGCAACTCTTCTCGATGGTGTTTTCGAGGCCGCCAGGTGGGACAAGTCGGTTTGCGAAATATCTGCGAGTAATCAAGGTCAATCTTTGGAGAGATCCCAGCGAGATCGAGCCAGAGATAGCGTTGACGGCGGAAGCGTCCGCGAAGACTGTGGCCTTCGACGGATCGCCCGCGAATCCGCCGGGCAACATCCCATCTAGTATCTGGAAAGCCTGGAACAGCGAGCTGAACAGTGGCCGCATTGATGCGGCGCTGCCGGATGACTATCTTCAGGTTCTCAGCGCATGGACGGGGAGTGGCGGCCTGATCATTTACGATCCGCGCCACATTCGGCTGGTCGCGTGCGACGAGGCTAACTATTACGTCTTGGCCGAAAAAGAGGGGCGTTCGGGGTTTGCTGTCATCCAGGGTGGCAACATGCCTCGGCTATTTCGCCTGGACTACGAAGCTGGCACATCCACCGAAGTTGGACGCAGTCTCGCAGCCGTTATTCTATAAGAATGCGAGGGCGTCCCAAGGGAGTTCACCATTGGAGCGGCGTTTATCCCATGAAGATGACGGATATCGAGCGCAAGGCGCTTTCAGAGATATTGGTTGTGCTCGGCGTCCCTGCACCTGACGTAGGCCCAATCGTGACTGGGCTGGATGTCGACCGGCGAGAGTGGAGCGAAGATGTGTCTGATAAAGACATGTGCGTCGGCCGGTTTGTCTACTTTTCGCCAGCCGAAGGATTACCGGTCAGCTCGCCACCGACGCATCAAGGCATGGGTGCATCTCATAAAGATGCCCCCGGAGGACTGGATTTCCTCCTATTCCTGGCGTCTGGTGTGCCGCAATGCCTTGAGATTGGATCTTTTGGGATCCCGGTGCCGAAAGCGCTGCTCGACGAACCAGTCATCAACTTTCAGTTCCAGGCTGAACGGCTCCGCCGCTCAGGCCACCAAGGGTGACACTGCCTCACTCGTAGGTGCGCGGTACCTGGTGCACGCCATGGGCATCAGGCTCGCAGCCCGATTTACTCCTGGTCACGGAGCTTGTGCCCATACGACGACACTTCGGTCGCATCTTTCCTGCTGCGCGTAAAGGCCAACACCATCGGCGTCGTCATCATGGTGGTCACGATGGCCATGATAAGGAGCAGTGTGAACATGCGCTGGTCGATCACGCCGGCATCCAGTCCCACCTTCATCACGATAAGTTCCATGAGGCCCCGGGCGTTCATCAGGGAGCCCACGGCAAAGCTGTTGCGCCAGGACAGGCCAGAGATCCGAGCGCCCGCCGTACCACCGACCAGCTTGCCGATGATCGCCACGCCCAACACGAGCAATAGCGCAATGCCAGCGTCGGCCCCGGACATATGCGCGGTCGTGCTTAGCCCTGCGAGGACGAAGAAGACGGGAAGCAGGGCCACGATCGCGACGTACTCAATACGCTCGATCAGTGACTTGAGAAGACGATCGTCACGCGGCAGGCTCAGGCCAAAAACGAAAGCGCCGAAAACCGCGTGAAGGTTCAGCCACTCGGTCGCCGCAGCGAAGGCCAGCGCGCCGATCAACAGAAAAGCTAGTACCGCGCGATCCGGCTTACCATCGGGAGCATGTCGATCGAGGAGACGCTGGCTCAGCGGCCGGATGATGCCAAACGCGATCACGGTCAGCGCAACGAGGCCAATAGCCGTGCGCCAGAACGGCATCCAATCCCCGTGGGCGCTGATGAGGGCAACCACGACGGCCAGCAAGAGCCAGGCGAGCGCATCGGCGAGCGCGGCGGCCCCGATTCCCAGGCGTCCCGGCAAGCTATCCGTGAGGTTTCGATCCTTGAGGATGCGAGCCATCACGGGAAGGGCGGTAATCGCGCCGGCCGTGGCCATGAAGGCGGCGAAGGGGAAGAACCCGACGCCAGCGGGCGCGAAGCCATCGTAGAGCAGCGGAGCGGCAGCAAACCCGAGAATCATGGGAAGCAGTACAGCGAGCCCACCGATCCAGCCTGCGGTCTTCAGCTGCGCCTTGAGTCCACCAGGCAGACGCAGCTCGGCGCCGACGACGAGCATGAACAGAACGAGCCCGAGGGTGCTCAGGCTGTTAAGCGAGGACAGGCTCTCTTTGGGGAACAGCGCAGCTTGCGCATCTGGGGCCAGCGCACCGAAGACCATGGGGCCCATCACCAAGCCTGCGATCATCTCGCCAATCACCGCCGGCTGCCCAAGGTAGCGAAGGAGCCATGACACCGCTCGCGACACGAGCAGGATGACCAGTAATTGCACCAGTAGCAGTGGGTGACCCATGACTTCCTCCCCTGAAGATCGTTGCGATCCTGCCCCTGATGGTCCTGGCAGTCAATTCGGACTTTCCGTTCGTAAACGAATGCTGCCCGTTGCCTTTGTGGTTTCGGATGGGCTGGGGGCGCCTGGGGCTGGTATTAATAGCGTGGTGTCCGGTTAAGGAATTCTTGGATCGCATCAATGACCATCACGATCAGCCTCCGACTGAAGAGTACGCATCTGACCGTCGACGATTTCGAGCTCGCCCTGGGACGTCGGGCAAGTTTTTGTTGGGGGCCGGGAGATCACCGGTTCAGCCCTGATGGGGAGCACATGGCTGGATTTCGAGAAAACTCGTTTGCGATTTTCGATCTTTTCCAGGGTGGTGGCGTCTCACTGGCGGATGCCCTGGAAAAAGCGTTGCGTGAGCT
This genomic interval carries:
- a CDS encoding ABC transporter ATP-binding protein, encoding MAAVRLDKVRKVYPNGHVALKEASFEIADGELLVLVGPSGCGKTTLLRMIAGLESISGGTMTIGDRVVNDVAPKDRDIAMVFQNYALYPHMTVRENLGFGLRLRGVDKAEVDRRVADASDMLGLNERLDHRPAALSGGQRQRVALGRALVRDPSVFLLDEPLSNLDAKLRLSTRVEIARIHRRVGATMVYVTHDQIEAMTLGQRIVVLNGGVIQQLDTPMNLYNKPANLFVAGFLGSPAMNLFHGTLRRENGLQLVMKDGSIALGVDSPALDAYIDKPLIVGLRPEDLLTVADHAGIDERLRAHVEVVEPVGNEVFLNMRHAGEELVSRVPPHSSIQPGTDVGLGFNAERLHFFDPETTARISL
- a CDS encoding cation:proton antiporter encodes the protein MGHPLLLVQLLVILLVSRAVSWLLRYLGQPAVIGEMIAGLVMGPMVFGALAPDAQAALFPKESLSSLNSLSTLGLVLFMLVVGAELRLPGGLKAQLKTAGWIGGLAVLLPMILGFAAAPLLYDGFAPAGVGFFPFAAFMATAGAITALPVMARILKDRNLTDSLPGRLGIGAAALADALAWLLLAVVVALISAHGDWMPFWRTAIGLVALTVIAFGIIRPLSQRLLDRHAPDGKPDRAVLAFLLIGALAFAAATEWLNLHAVFGAFVFGLSLPRDDRLLKSLIERIEYVAIVALLPVFFVLAGLSTTAHMSGADAGIALLLVLGVAIIGKLVGGTAGARISGLSWRNSFAVGSLMNARGLMELIVMKVGLDAGVIDQRMFTLLLIMAIVTTMMTTPMVLAFTRSRKDATEVSSYGHKLRDQE